The following proteins come from a genomic window of Mustelus asterias chromosome 1, sMusAst1.hap1.1, whole genome shotgun sequence:
- the shld3 gene encoding shieldin complex subunit 3: protein MELVVHYRPNQDCSPDVLKIAKRLLEDFPQRTPPRFIPLFPNNLQSLPVKPQKCPPTISNEEAKRIEKYLVEIEFKAKAQNYDCTEDLLEFSANLQRVGPLTQVAAAEFLPEIPSLHCGVTNEESKSERSWSIAGYSRIRGPSTLAVSQRLQTIKEKLQLHSFQRAKWVIDQSNCSTQQLEEIWAKLNSVVKHGHLPGCNAKMHRQLGQIWIFCDIVCCEYVGNLIKQILNLSGKINLLVHRHGLIYNL from the coding sequence ATGGAGTTGGTGGTCCATTATAGGCCTAATCAAGACTGTTCCCCTGATGTACTGAAAATTGCTAAAAGATTGCTAGAAGACTTCCCGCAAAGAACTCCACCAAGATTCATACCATTGTTTCCAAATAATCTGCAAAGTTTACCAGTGAAGCCTCAGAAATGTCCTCCAACTATTTCAAATGAAGAAGCAAAAAGAATTGAAAAATATTTGGTTGAGATAGAATTCAAAGCAAAAGCTCAAAATTATGACTGCACAGAGgatcttctggaattttctgcAAACCTGCAGAGGGTTGGCCCTCTTACTCAGGTAGCTGCTGCAGAATTTCTTCCAGAAATTCCAAGTTTACACTGCGGAGTTACAAATGAGGAATCCAAATCAGAACGGTCTTGGAGTATtgcaggatacagcagaataAGGGGACCAAGCACTTTGGCAGTCAGTCAAAGACTTCAAACCATCAAGGAAAAACTCCAGTTGCATTCTTTTCAAAGGGCAAAGTGGGTCATTGATCAGTCCAATTGCAGTACTCAGCAGCTGGAGGAGATCTGGGCTAAACTGAACAGTGTTGTCAAACATGGTCACCTTCCAGGTTGTAATGCCAAAATGCATAGACAACTTGGTCAAATATGGATTTTCTGTGATATTGTCTGCTGCGAATATGTTGGTAATTTGATTAAACAAATATTAAATCTTTCAGGTAAAATCAATTTGCTTGTACATAGACATGGTTTAATTTATAACTTGTAG